From the genome of Acetomicrobium sp. S15 = DSM 107314:
CTTGCCCAAAAAGTGCACCTTTAGGTTGTTTACCTTGACTATCGGCTCCATCTTCATACCCTCACACTGCCTGAATTCTTGGCCACGTCTCTTCCATGGCTGCCATATCTCTAATCTCATCTGCCTTATCTATCCTATGGCATGCTACTCGATGTCCCGATGAAACCTCTACCATCGCTGGCTCTTGGGCGGAACAGATCTCGACGGCGAAGGGGCATCGCGGCCTAAAAAGACATCCCGGAGGGGGCGAGATCAAGTTCGGCGGCATCCCCGGGATCGAGATCAGCCTTTTTGCCTCTCCGAATATGCTTGGAAAGGCGTTGCGGAGTCCGAGCGTATAGGGGTGGTAAGCCTCTTCAAAAATTGCCTTGATAGGGCCGCTTTCTGCCACCTTGCCTGCATACATCACAGCCACGTGGTCGCATGTCTCTGAAATCACCGACATGTCGTGGGTCACCATGATCATGGAGCTTCCGATTGTCTCTTGAAGCTCCCTGATCCTTTTGAGAATTTGGGCTTGGACGATGACATCCAAGGCTGTTGTGGGTTCGTCAGCCAAGATAAGCGATGGGTTAAGGGCTAAAGCCATAGCGATGGTTACGCGCTGCTTCATGCCGCCGCTGAACTGGTGCGGATAGTCGTTTATCCTTTCGGGGTTTATTCCTACCAGGTCAAATAAGTAATTGACCCTTTCCATGGCTTCCTTGCGGGTTGCAGTAGAGTGGGCCTTGATGGCTTCGACGATTTGCTCTCCAACCGTGTATACGGGGTCAAGAGCGTTCATGGCGCTTTGGGGTATCATGGAGACCTCCTGCCACCGCAATCTCCTGACCTCTTCGAGGGGGAGCCTTGTCAAATCGCGCCCCTTTAGCAAAATCTCCCCACCCGCGATGGAGGCGTTCTTGGGCAGAAGTCGCAAAATGGATTTGGCCGCTGTGGTCTTGCCGCACCCTGATTCTCCTACGAGGCCGAGATTTTGGCTCTTTGCCACGCTGAACGTCACGCCGTCCACGGCCTTCAACAGGCCGCGCTTGGTAGCATAGTAAATTTTGAGATCTTTTACGCTGAGGATGGTTTCGTTCATCTCTGTCGCAACCTCGGATTTGCAATTTCTTCATACGCTCTGCTGATGAAAAAGCCCGAGAGCACGAGGAGCGTGATGGCCAAACCCGGAGGTACAACCCACCACCAGGCATCGTATATGGCTTGAGCCACATAGGCCATATGAAGGGTCTTTCCCCAGCTGACGAGGAGGGGATCTCCATATCCCAAAAAGCTCACGCTGGCTTCCGTCAAAATGGCCGTACTGAGGTTCATAGCGGTATATACCAGTGCCATAGGCACAATATTGGGCATGATGTGACGATATATGATCCTCAAGTTCCCGGCCCCGCTCACTTTGGCGGCTTCTATAAAAACCCTCTGCTTCAGCGTGAGGACCTGTGACCTTATGACTCGTGCCGTAGTCCGCCAACTGATCAGGATGATGGCCAAGAGCGTGTTGCCCAAGCCCGGTCCCAGTATGGCCACCAGTATGATGACGAAGGGCAGGAAGGGTACGCCATAGACTATGTCGGTCAGCCGCATCAAAAAGTTATCGATCCGCCCGCCGTAATATCCTGAAATGAGCCCTACGTTGACGCCGATTATGGTAGAGGCTATGGCGGAGATGATGCCCACGATTAAGGCTACCCTGGAACCGACTATGACCTGGCTAAAGACGTCGCGTCCCATCCTCGTGGTGCCGAATATGAACTCTCTGCTCGGAGGATCCATCCTGGCGAAGCTCCCATCAGGTCGATACTGCGATTCCATCGGATCGTATGGAGCTATATAAGGCGCGAAAATGGCGATTAGCACAAAGGAAACGAGGATCGCCATTCCGATCATCCCAAGGCGGTCCTTCATCAGAATTTCAAAGTGTTCCCGTAACGCGTTCATGGTCTCTGATTCTCCTCAATCATAAGTGACTCTGGGGTCCAAGATCCCGTAGAGTAAGTCCGCAACCAGGTTCAGAAAGATTACAAGAATGCCCATCAAGAAAAATGTAGCTTGGGCTACGGGATAGTCGTTCCTCTGAATGGCTGCCACCATCTCTCGCCCGAGGCCGGGCCATCGGAAGACCGTCTCTACCAGCACTTGTCCTCCTATGGCAAAGCCCACCATTAGGCATAGCACTGTCACCACCGGCAAAAGGCTATTGCGCATGGCATGGCGGGTCAGGACATCCCATTCCGAAAGGCCCTTTGCTCTGGCCATTTCGATGAAATCGTCGTTCATCACCTCTATCATAGCGGTCCTCATGACTAAGAGTGGTGTGGCGATGTAATAGAGTGCAGCTGTGAGGGCTGGCAGCACCAGATGATGCAGGAAGTCCAGCGAAACGAACTTGTCCCAATTGCTCAAAACCTCGGTGCCCACTGAGCGCATGCCGCCGGCCGGAAACCAGCCGAGGCGATATGAAAAGATTAAAAGCACAACCATCCCGGTCCAAAATACCGGCGCTGAGCGGAAAAATAACGCCAGGGCGGTGCCGAAGATTTCGATTTTGGAGCCCCTTATCCAGGCCATGATTGCACCGCCAAATACACCCACGGCAAAGGCGATCACTAAGGCCGCTCCCATCAATATGGCGGTGCTCCAGACCTTTTCGCCTATGATTTCTATCACCGGCTGCCGGTAATGGAACGAAACGCCAAACTCCCCCCTAAACAGGTTGCTCATATAGGTTATATACTGCTGCCAAAGAGGCTTGTCGAGGCCAAACTGCTTCATGACGGCCTCTTGTGCCTCCACCGGTAATGCCGCGTCGATGAACATGGATAACGGGTCGCCGGGTAGTATGCGAAACAGAAAAAAAATCAGCGTACTGAGAACCAGTAGGGTGACGAGCATTTGAAACAAGCGGTTAACGATATAATTCCACATTCTTGCAGGTTTATCTCCCTTCCAACTTCTCAAAGAACCGAGGCCGGCCGGTGTATCTCGGTGTGCCAACCGGCCTCGGCGAGGCCGAACTACTTCTTAAAGCTTTCCACCTTACCCTCGGGGTAATAAATCTTACCCTTGGCGTCCCACTCATAACCGGCTTCTTTCAAGATCTGGCGTGCCTTATCCAGATCGTATGGCAACGGTTTAATGGCTGGATTGTGCCAGAATGAGTTTGCCGAGGCTATTATCGATCCTTCCTTTGTCCCATGCCCTTCTAATAAGATGTCTATGATCTTCTGACGCGGGATTGCATAGCTCAAGGCAAACCGAACGGCCTTATCGTCGAAGGGCGTCCTTCGCATGTTGACGTTTATATGGTAATACCCATGGTCTGGCACTTCGATGACGGATATGCCTTCTACGTCCTTTAATTTATCGGCCTGCATCGGCTCCAACCACCATCCCAAGACGTCAATTTCGCCGGTTGTAAGTCCAGCCACCAACCCCTGGACGTTGGCGTAGGGGATCTTTATGATTGCGTCGACCTTGGCCGGCTGGAAGTAGTCATCATTCCTGACCAATTTCATCTCCTCGTCGCGGCGCCAGTAGCCGAGCTTGAAGGGGCCACTGCCTATAGCTTGAGCGTTGTCCCATTCGAGCGTCCCCTTGGGCCCTCTCTCCTCGAGGATCTTGGACCAAATGTGCTCGGGGAAGATGTAGAGTTGCCCCAAAGAGTTGGCTATGAACGGAGCGAAAGGTTCCTGCAGCTTAAATATGAGCGTCAGGTCGTCTTTGATCTCGACTTCGGCAATAGGTTTGATCAGGCCGAGGAAGTAGGGCGACTCTGTCTTTCTGACCAGGTCCACGCTAAATTTGACGTCGCTCGCCTTCACGGGTTCTCCGTCATGAAACTTCATGCCGGGTCGTAATTTCAGTTCGTAAGTGGTATCGTCGATCTGCGTGATGGACTCAGCGGCCCAATTGCGAGGCTTACCGTCGGGGCCGATCCTCACGAGGCGGTCATATATGAGCCTCGTGGTCTGGAAATCGTGCGTGGCGGTGGACGCCAGGGGGTTCATCGTATTTATGTCACTCGGATATCCCCAAACGACTTCCTTGGAGTTGCCAACGGGCTCTATGCTGAGCCAATTCCAAAACGAGTTCAAAGCTTCTCCCATCATGGGAGTCGGGTTTTTGAAGTTGGCCGAATCGTAAGCAACTATCCAGTTGCGACTGGCTATTACGAGGTAAGGTTGATCCTCTGCGGCTATCTCCTGGGCCTTCCATACGATTTCTCGCCGCTTCTCCAGGTCACCGATGCGGCGTTG
Proteins encoded in this window:
- a CDS encoding ABC transporter permease, whose product is MNALREHFEILMKDRLGMIGMAILVSFVLIAIFAPYIAPYDPMESQYRPDGSFARMDPPSREFIFGTTRMGRDVFSQVIVGSRVALIVGIISAIASTIIGVNVGLISGYYGGRIDNFLMRLTDIVYGVPFLPFVIILVAILGPGLGNTLLAIILISWRTTARVIRSQVLTLKQRVFIEAAKVSGAGNLRIIYRHIMPNIVPMALVYTAMNLSTAILTEASVSFLGYGDPLLVSWGKTLHMAYVAQAIYDAWWWVVPPGLAITLLVLSGFFISRAYEEIANPRLRQR
- a CDS encoding ABC transporter substrate-binding protein: MKKKLLCTVMLFAILSALAIFVGSQTPAIAAKGQSLPPERKVREIELYVTTPDYDPIRYEFGLMAAEEWKKLGFDIKVTPLAWNRLSELGINQKDFDAFTLAWAGRAERIDPDHFVYMTLHSSQAGIGQYNIVGYNNPEYDKLAEEQRRIGDLEKRREIVWKAQEIAAEDQPYLVIASRNWIVAYDSANFKNPTPMMGEALNSFWNWLSIEPVGNSKEVVWGYPSDINTMNPLASTATHDFQTTRLIYDRLVRIGPDGKPRNWAAESITQIDDTTYELKLRPGMKFHDGEPVKASDVKFSVDLVRKTESPYFLGLIKPIAEVEIKDDLTLIFKLQEPFAPFIANSLGQLYIFPEHIWSKILEERGPKGTLEWDNAQAIGSGPFKLGYWRRDEEMKLVRNDDYFQPAKVDAIIKIPYANVQGLVAGLTTGEIDVLGWWLEPMQADKLKDVEGISVIEVPDHGYYHINVNMRRTPFDDKAVRFALSYAIPRQKIIDILLEGHGTKEGSIIASANSFWHNPAIKPLPYDLDKARQILKEAGYEWDAKGKIYYPEGKVESFKK
- a CDS encoding ABC transporter permease produces the protein MWNYIVNRLFQMLVTLLVLSTLIFFLFRILPGDPLSMFIDAALPVEAQEAVMKQFGLDKPLWQQYITYMSNLFRGEFGVSFHYRQPVIEIIGEKVWSTAILMGAALVIAFAVGVFGGAIMAWIRGSKIEIFGTALALFFRSAPVFWTGMVVLLIFSYRLGWFPAGGMRSVGTEVLSNWDKFVSLDFLHHLVLPALTAALYYIATPLLVMRTAMIEVMNDDFIEMARAKGLSEWDVLTRHAMRNSLLPVVTVLCLMVGFAIGGQVLVETVFRWPGLGREMVAAIQRNDYPVAQATFFLMGILVIFLNLVADLLYGILDPRVTYD
- a CDS encoding ABC transporter ATP-binding protein; amino-acid sequence: MNETILSVKDLKIYYATKRGLLKAVDGVTFSVAKSQNLGLVGESGCGKTTAAKSILRLLPKNASIAGGEILLKGRDLTRLPLEEVRRLRWQEVSMIPQSAMNALDPVYTVGEQIVEAIKAHSTATRKEAMERVNYLFDLVGINPERINDYPHQFSGGMKQRVTIAMALALNPSLILADEPTTALDVIVQAQILKRIRELQETIGSSMIMVTHDMSVISETCDHVAVMYAGKVAESGPIKAIFEEAYHPYTLGLRNAFPSIFGEAKRLISIPGMPPNLISPPPGCLFRPRCPFAVEICSAQEPAMVEVSSGHRVACHRIDKADEIRDMAAMEETWPRIQAV